The following proteins come from a genomic window of Doryrhamphus excisus isolate RoL2022-K1 chromosome 12, RoL_Dexc_1.0, whole genome shotgun sequence:
- the LOC131139651 gene encoding proline-serine-threonine phosphatase-interacting protein 1-like isoform X2, with the protein MLSGAAAEEKYGREMVSIARKAGGHAEISTLKASFQQLKTQMENMGLFHIQLSEAIKEEVKKIEAFRERQKEQRKKFESIMEKVQKKKLSMFRKTMESKKNYEVRCKEADEAEHTTKAAIAAKQGEKVRHRAKQCRQSVCEAERLYLTNITLLESVRQDWEETHRSTCEVFQQLETNRINMLRCTLWDHCNHVSMQCVKDDEFYEEVRKHLEHCDITTDNNCFIEMKRTGWHPPEPIVFESYYPMDGNGQAHPAEDVLRRCSDPLLGGSVERNGPQKLPSSGEAEMSDGSYASLPTLDTDTYIVLYNYTAQVADELTICRGDVVQVLERGEDGWWTVEGHGQTGIVPGNYLGKP; encoded by the exons ATGCTTTCTGG GGCAGCAGCAGAGGAAAAGTATGGCAGGGAAATGGTGAGCATTGCCCGCAAAGCTGGAGGACATGCAGAAATCAG CACTTTGAAAGCCTCCTTCCAGCAATTAAAAACAC AGATGGAGAACATGGGACTCTTTCACATACAACTGTCGGAGGCAATTAAAGAGGAGGTGAAAAAGATTGAGGCATTCAGGGAGCGACAGAAAGAGCAGAGAAAGAAG TTTGAAAGCATCATGGAGAAGGTGCAGAAGAAAAAATTGTCTATGTTCAGGAAAACCATGGAG TCAAAGAAAAACTATGAGGTGAGATGCAAGGAGGCGGATGAGGCTGAACATACGACAAAGGCAGCCATTGCAGCCAAACAAGGGGAAAAg GTACGCCACAGGGCCAAACAATGCAGACAGTCAGTATGTGAAGCAG AGAGGTTATACTTAACCAACATCACCCTGCTGGAAAGCGTTCGCCAGGACTGGGAGGAAACACACAGAAGCACGTGTGAG GTGTTCCAGCAGCTGGAAACCAATCGAATTAACATGCTCAGGTGTACCCTGTGGGACCACTGCAATcatgtctccatgcagtgtgtcAAAGACGACGAG ttctaTGAGGAGGTGAGGAAGCACCTGGAACACTGTGACATCACCACTGACAACAATTGTTTCATCGAGATGAAAAGGACTGGTTGGCATCCACCAG AGCCTATTGTATTTGAGAGCTATTACCCAATGGATGGAAATGGCCAAGCCCACCCAGCAGAAGATGTCCTGAGGAG GTGCTCTGATCCTCTACTGGGAGGTTCTGTGGAGAGAAACGGTCCTCAAAAACTCCCATCTAGCGGGGAAG CTGAGATGTCAGATGGGTCATACGCATCACTGCCAACATTGGACACGGACACCTACATTGTGCTTTATAACTACACCGCACAG GTGGCAGATGAGCTGACCATCTGCAGAGGTGATGTGGTTCAGGTCCTGGAGAGAGGAGAGGATGGCTGGTGGACGGTGGAGGGACACGGGCAGACGGGAATCGTGCCTGGGAACTATCTGGGAAAACCGTGA
- the LOC131139651 gene encoding proline-serine-threonine phosphatase-interacting protein 1-like isoform X1, giving the protein MTCLMFRDAFWGSDFTCHAGYEAMVQRLRDGRQMCKDVEELLRMRAAAEEKYGREMVSIARKAGGHAEISTLKASFQQLKTQMENMGLFHIQLSEAIKEEVKKIEAFRERQKEQRKKFESIMEKVQKKKLSMFRKTMESKKNYEVRCKEADEAEHTTKAAIAAKQGEKVRHRAKQCRQSVCEAERLYLTNITLLESVRQDWEETHRSTCEVFQQLETNRINMLRCTLWDHCNHVSMQCVKDDEFYEEVRKHLEHCDITTDNNCFIEMKRTGWHPPEPIVFESYYPMDGNGQAHPAEDVLRRCSDPLLGGSVERNGPQKLPSSGEAEMSDGSYASLPTLDTDTYIVLYNYTAQVADELTICRGDVVQVLERGEDGWWTVEGHGQTGIVPGNYLGKP; this is encoded by the exons ATGACATGTTTGATGTTCAGAGATGCTTTCTGG GGGTCAGATTTTACCTGCCACGCTGGCTATGAGGCTATGGTGCAACGTTTACGAGATGGAAGACAAATGTGCAAAGATGTGGAAGAACTTTTAAGAATGAG GGCAGCAGCAGAGGAAAAGTATGGCAGGGAAATGGTGAGCATTGCCCGCAAAGCTGGAGGACATGCAGAAATCAG CACTTTGAAAGCCTCCTTCCAGCAATTAAAAACAC AGATGGAGAACATGGGACTCTTTCACATACAACTGTCGGAGGCAATTAAAGAGGAGGTGAAAAAGATTGAGGCATTCAGGGAGCGACAGAAAGAGCAGAGAAAGAAG TTTGAAAGCATCATGGAGAAGGTGCAGAAGAAAAAATTGTCTATGTTCAGGAAAACCATGGAG TCAAAGAAAAACTATGAGGTGAGATGCAAGGAGGCGGATGAGGCTGAACATACGACAAAGGCAGCCATTGCAGCCAAACAAGGGGAAAAg GTACGCCACAGGGCCAAACAATGCAGACAGTCAGTATGTGAAGCAG AGAGGTTATACTTAACCAACATCACCCTGCTGGAAAGCGTTCGCCAGGACTGGGAGGAAACACACAGAAGCACGTGTGAG GTGTTCCAGCAGCTGGAAACCAATCGAATTAACATGCTCAGGTGTACCCTGTGGGACCACTGCAATcatgtctccatgcagtgtgtcAAAGACGACGAG ttctaTGAGGAGGTGAGGAAGCACCTGGAACACTGTGACATCACCACTGACAACAATTGTTTCATCGAGATGAAAAGGACTGGTTGGCATCCACCAG AGCCTATTGTATTTGAGAGCTATTACCCAATGGATGGAAATGGCCAAGCCCACCCAGCAGAAGATGTCCTGAGGAG GTGCTCTGATCCTCTACTGGGAGGTTCTGTGGAGAGAAACGGTCCTCAAAAACTCCCATCTAGCGGGGAAG CTGAGATGTCAGATGGGTCATACGCATCACTGCCAACATTGGACACGGACACCTACATTGTGCTTTATAACTACACCGCACAG GTGGCAGATGAGCTGACCATCTGCAGAGGTGATGTGGTTCAGGTCCTGGAGAGAGGAGAGGATGGCTGGTGGACGGTGGAGGGACACGGGCAGACGGGAATCGTGCCTGGGAACTATCTGGGAAAACCGTGA
- the nmbb gene encoding neuromedin Bb, with amino-acid sequence MKGLTVNNVCQCGLLIYLLFFSLTSFTSAVSFDLTELRNKVAKIKVNPRGNLWATGHFMGKKSVMDDPLLSAEGQGDGDAEVSLPGGHSSLSELFQDFLRVAMQTQVDSQESRFKAQEADILMRILESYTQRK; translated from the exons ATGAAGGGTCTCACAGTGAATAACGTGTGCCAGTGCGGCTTATTGATTTaccttcttttcttttctctcaCTTCTTTCACCTCAGCAGTCAGCTTCGACTTGACCGAGCTTAGGAATAAAGTGGCCAAAATTAAAGTCAACCCCAGAGGGAATCTGTGGGCAACAG GACATTTCATGGGCAAGAAGAGTGTGATGGACGATCCTCTGCTCTCTGCTGAGGGCCAAGGTGATGGAGACGCAGAGGTATCCCTGCCAGGGGGTCACAGCTCGCTCAGTGAGCTTTTCCAGGACTTCCTGCGGGTGGCGATGCAAACACAGGTGGACTCGCAAGAAAGCCGTTTTAAAGCTCAG GAGGCGGACATCCTGATGAGGATTTTAGAGAGCTACACGCAGAGAAAGTAA
- the tspan3b gene encoding tetraspanin-3b produces MGQCGITSSKTVLVFLNLIFWAAAGILCYIGAYVFITYDDYDHFFEDVYTLIPAIIIIAVGTLLFIIGLIGCCATIRESSCGLATFAAILLLVFVTECVVVVLGYIYRAKVEDEVNHSIQKVYNEYNGTNTDAPSRAIDYVQRQLHCCGIHNYSDWRNTRWFKESKNNSVPVSCCQPNISNCTGTLTRPGDLYQEGCEALVVKKLKEIMMYVIWAALTFASIQMLGMLCACVVLCRRSHDPAYELLVTTNSYA; encoded by the exons ATGGGTCAGTGTGGAATCACGTCATCCAAAACCGTCTTGGTTTTCCTCAATCTCATATTTTGG GCCGCCGCGGGCATTTTGTGCTACATCGGCGCCTACGTGTTCATCACATACGATGACTACGACCACTTCTTCGAGGATGTGTACACTTTGATTCCAGCCATCATTATAATCGCTGTCGGGACTCTCCTGTTCATCATCGGCCTGATCGGCTGCTGCGCCACAATACGTGAGAGCTCCTGCGGCCTGGCCACT TTTGCTGCCATTCTGCTGCTGGTATTTGTAACAgagtgtgtggtggtggtgctgggATACATATACAGGGCAAAG GTTGAGGACGAGGTGAACCACTCCATCCAGAAGGTTTACAATGAATACAACGGCACCAACACGGACGCTCCCAGTCGCGCTATAGACTACGTGCAGAGGCAG CTCCACTGCTGCGGCATTCATAACTACTCGGACTGGAGGAACACTCGCTGGTTCAAAGAGTCTAAAAACAACAGTGTCCCCGTCAGCTGCTGCCAGCCCAACATCAGCAATTGCACCGGCACCCTCACCCGACCAGGAGACCTTTACCAGGAG GGCTGTGAAGCTCTGGTTGTGAAGAAGCTAAAGGAGATAATGATGTACGTCATTTGGGCCGCACTCACGTTTGCGTCAATACAG ATGCTGGGCATGCTCTGCGCCTGCGTGGTGCTCTGCAGGCGGAGTCACGACCCGGCGTACGAGCTGCTGGTCACCACCAACAGCTACGCTTGA